A genome region from Erigeron canadensis isolate Cc75 chromosome 3, C_canadensis_v1, whole genome shotgun sequence includes the following:
- the LOC122593826 gene encoding CRIB domain-containing protein RIC7-like, whose amino-acid sequence MGTKVKGFFRGLKNISNLFDEEDEEQEIQIGMPTDVKHLAHIGADGPAAESPSWMRDFGDGQGHSAPMDMTPTTNKGTKNHRITRSEELNRDLPDVPKTSRHRHHRSMDNSMDHESQSSTKTKHRRHHRIRRSHDKDKGTLPDIPKKSRRKKPKDEDGSTKSKDSESSAGDF is encoded by the exons ATGGGTACTAAGGTCAAAGGCTTTTTTAGAGGCCTTAAAAACATCTCAAATCTATTCG atgaagaagacgaagaaCAAGAAATACAGATCGGTATGCCCACGGATGTGAAGCATCTTGCTCATATCGGTGCTGATGGACCTGCTGCTGAATCTCCTAGCTGG ATGAGGGACTTTGGTGATGGACAAGGTCATTCAGCACCAATGGACATGACGCCTACTACCAATAAAG GTACAAAGAACCACAGGATTACTCGAAGTGAAGAACTAAATAGGGACCTTCCAGATGTACCCAAAACATCTAGACACCGTCATCATCGCTCAATGGACAATTCTATGGACCATGAGTCACAATCATCAACCAAAACAAAGCATAGGAGACACCACAGAATTCGACGCTCCCACGACAAAGACAAAGGGACCTTGCCCGACATTCCCAAGAAGTCTCGACGCAAGAAGCCAAAAGATGAGGACGGGTCAACAAAATCTAAAGATAGTGAATCTTCCGCTGGGGATTTTTAA